The following are from one region of the Noviherbaspirillum sedimenti genome:
- a CDS encoding sensor histidine kinase, with product MLVLRMDMVRLCDKITETQPNLRGATSTILEQLGTVMQSLRDVIRDLRPAVLDAGLRSAVEWHCREFTRRFGIACNLTWNAGDVVLPERHITALFRTLQEALSNVHRHARANMICVIVNTDHNNIVMTVVDDGIGIEFDNNANENSYGLTGMRERIIALGGKLSICSAPNQGMSLTISLPI from the coding sequence ATGCTGGTGCTGCGCATGGACATGGTCAGACTATGCGACAAAATCACCGAAACGCAGCCGAATCTTCGTGGAGCGACAAGTACTATATTGGAGCAACTTGGCACGGTAATGCAAAGCCTGCGCGACGTCATCCGGGACCTTCGCCCCGCCGTGCTTGATGCTGGGTTACGCTCTGCGGTCGAATGGCACTGCAGGGAATTCACCAGGCGCTTCGGAATTGCCTGTAATTTGACATGGAATGCTGGCGACGTTGTCTTGCCGGAGCGGCATATTACGGCGTTATTCAGGACCCTGCAGGAAGCACTCAGCAATGTGCACCGTCACGCTCGGGCCAACATGATTTGCGTCATCGTTAACACAGACCACAACAATATTGTCATGACAGTAGTTGATGATGGCATTGGCATAGAGTTCGACAACAATGCAAATGAGAACTCCTATGGTTTAACCGGCATGAGAGAACGAATCATCGCACTTGGTGGGAAACTGAGCATCTGCAGCGCTCCCAATCAAGGAATGTCATTGACGATATCCTTGCCGATATAG
- a CDS encoding helix-turn-helix domain-containing protein — protein sequence MTSGASHDLEDILIDLIRFLHQGASADDFSTQLSKIESLPYSDAARKTRLVECIRTAMAVRNRLELQKQRELALLAVIESAQDLSGRLDLLELLRAIVSRARNLLGSDVAWLSVYKAEIEEFQAQVTDGALDESTDRMTARRGSGIAGIVMSTHRPFTTSDYPNDNRFQHDPKLDETFRKEDIASLVGVPLLLDAEVTGLLFVGDRYYRSYSTLEVSILCTLATHAAVAVKNAKSFELANTALRNSDVARAELERNNLNIQAAAEAHEQLTSLLAQGASLSQICQTVAHLLDGSVFIVDEAFQIISYGVASGSTNDYAETYIPYSKHSSEIITAARESRRAGRSVLAYKDSNEQCRVISVIGGDDVLGSVLLFCKGDLNEILIRTFERSSSIVGIALLSQERMEINKNRDVSMLLRNLLSPRQYEPTLTYQQAERFGLNLSQPLSLILIETDDTKAGYIARRLRGGAGLAGTVLDEVDGLVAIVCATPCATDIVKSCVSLVKDELGSSYRGVISKPVLNAEELSAQYEAIRRALLIVKRLGVKGKIIDQAELALYSVLFETHDHASLKAFQENTIGLLVSHDRKRASDLTPTLFCYFDSNQNASVAAKRMNIHVNTMRQRLTSIEEIIGPWGNAIRSLEIHMALRLWDLSKEKEEYVPPPSGH from the coding sequence ATGACTAGCGGTGCCAGCCATGATCTGGAAGATATTCTTATCGATTTAATCCGGTTTTTGCATCAAGGGGCATCAGCCGACGATTTCTCGACTCAACTCTCAAAAATTGAGTCGCTCCCATACTCTGACGCGGCACGTAAAACGCGACTCGTTGAATGTATTCGGACGGCGATGGCTGTCCGAAATCGCCTTGAATTGCAAAAGCAGCGAGAACTGGCGCTTCTGGCTGTAATTGAATCTGCTCAGGATCTTTCCGGTCGACTCGATCTTCTGGAATTGCTTCGAGCAATCGTATCCCGAGCCCGAAATTTATTAGGGTCAGATGTCGCTTGGTTATCAGTATACAAGGCAGAAATTGAAGAATTTCAAGCGCAGGTCACCGATGGTGCGCTCGATGAAAGCACTGACAGAATGACTGCACGCAGAGGTTCTGGCATCGCAGGTATAGTCATGTCAACCCACCGCCCATTCACAACGTCCGATTATCCCAACGACAACAGATTTCAACACGATCCCAAATTGGATGAAACGTTTCGCAAGGAAGATATCGCATCACTCGTTGGTGTTCCGCTGCTTTTAGATGCCGAAGTTACGGGATTGTTGTTTGTAGGTGACCGCTACTATCGATCATACTCTACGCTAGAAGTGTCTATCCTTTGTACGTTGGCGACGCACGCCGCGGTAGCTGTAAAAAATGCAAAATCATTCGAACTGGCGAATACTGCCCTTAGAAACAGTGACGTGGCTCGGGCTGAACTTGAACGTAATAATCTCAATATACAAGCAGCTGCCGAAGCTCACGAACAGTTGACATCGTTGCTTGCTCAAGGTGCTTCACTCTCCCAAATATGCCAAACGGTTGCGCACTTGCTTGATGGCAGTGTATTTATCGTTGATGAGGCGTTTCAGATTATTAGTTATGGTGTTGCTTCCGGCTCTACCAATGATTATGCAGAAACCTATATTCCTTATAGCAAGCACAGCAGCGAAATCATTACTGCTGCAAGGGAGAGCCGCAGAGCAGGACGTTCTGTGCTCGCTTACAAAGACAGCAATGAGCAATGCAGGGTCATCTCGGTAATTGGTGGCGACGATGTCCTGGGATCCGTATTACTGTTCTGCAAGGGCGACTTAAATGAAATCTTAATACGCACGTTCGAGCGAAGCTCCAGTATCGTTGGTATTGCATTGCTATCCCAAGAGCGTATGGAAATTAACAAGAATCGCGATGTTTCGATGCTGCTGCGCAACCTTCTTTCGCCGCGTCAATACGAGCCAACTTTGACTTATCAGCAAGCAGAGCGATTTGGTCTAAATCTTTCACAGCCGCTTTCGCTAATACTTATTGAGACAGACGATACCAAAGCGGGATACATTGCAAGAAGGCTTAGGGGTGGCGCCGGATTGGCTGGTACGGTTTTGGATGAGGTTGATGGACTTGTAGCAATAGTATGTGCGACCCCATGCGCGACTGACATTGTCAAATCATGCGTCTCCCTGGTTAAGGATGAACTCGGGAGCAGTTATCGAGGCGTTATATCAAAACCGGTTTTGAATGCGGAAGAACTTTCTGCCCAATACGAAGCAATTAGACGCGCGTTATTGATTGTCAAGCGCTTGGGCGTCAAAGGAAAAATAATTGATCAAGCCGAACTGGCGCTCTATTCCGTGCTATTTGAAACGCATGATCACGCCAGTCTCAAGGCATTCCAGGAAAATACCATTGGTTTACTGGTTTCCCACGACCGAAAACGGGCATCTGATCTGACACCCACCCTGTTTTGCTATTTCGACAGCAACCAAAACGCTAGCGTTGCTGCGAAGCGTATGAACATCCATGTCAATACAATGCGTCAGCGTCTGACCAGTATTGAAGAAATTATCGGGCCATGGGGCAACGCCATACGGTCCCTGGAGATTCATATGGCTTTACGCTTGTGGGATCTAAGCAAGGAGAAAGAAGAATATGTTCCGCCTCCGAGCGGCCATTAG
- a CDS encoding DnaJ C-terminal domain-containing protein, with the protein MTATQDFYASLGVERAASKESIIAAFRRLAMKWHPDRHVHPADKVEAEKQFKIIKTAYETLSDDSKRERYDRESIVRPQTYHEFTQRHRQQPQWGSEYYERDREEAERQRRASARRGTDVNKRVAVTIAEAYNGTRISFEETVAEHCGQCGGQRGEWVQCGRCHGFLKHSRRLVCQPCQNSGKEWVNCEPCNGLGVITRERRITVRTPAGLVDGSVLTVKERGKPSEHGGLNGDLHIAITIKPETGWKRKGIDLSGTLKLPYSIALLGGMMDVPLPTGRTVQVGVPARSNTGKKIRLAGQGLFDAANDKRGDVLLSVSIVLPASRRKLTPEMEALLRQIDGMEP; encoded by the coding sequence ATGACTGCCACACAAGATTTTTACGCATCACTTGGTGTCGAACGCGCGGCAAGCAAAGAGTCCATCATTGCTGCATTCCGGCGGCTCGCGATGAAATGGCATCCCGATCGTCATGTCCACCCGGCAGACAAGGTCGAAGCGGAAAAGCAGTTCAAGATTATCAAGACGGCTTACGAAACCCTGTCTGACGACAGCAAGCGCGAACGCTACGATCGCGAGAGCATCGTCAGGCCGCAAACGTATCACGAGTTCACCCAGAGGCACCGGCAACAGCCGCAATGGGGCAGCGAATACTACGAACGTGATCGCGAGGAGGCCGAACGTCAGCGCCGCGCATCGGCCAGGCGTGGCACGGATGTGAATAAGAGGGTCGCCGTCACTATTGCTGAAGCCTATAACGGCACCCGCATCAGCTTCGAGGAAACGGTGGCCGAACATTGCGGGCAATGTGGCGGGCAGCGCGGCGAGTGGGTGCAATGCGGCCGTTGCCACGGCTTTTTGAAACACTCACGGCGGCTCGTCTGCCAGCCTTGTCAGAATTCCGGAAAGGAATGGGTCAATTGCGAACCATGCAATGGACTTGGCGTTATCACGCGCGAACGGAGAATTACGGTAAGAACCCCTGCAGGGCTTGTTGACGGCAGCGTGCTGACGGTCAAAGAACGCGGAAAGCCAAGCGAACACGGGGGATTGAACGGCGACCTCCACATCGCCATCACCATCAAGCCGGAAACCGGATGGAAACGCAAAGGCATTGATCTTTCCGGCACGCTGAAGCTGCCGTACTCCATCGCCCTGTTGGGCGGAATGATGGACGTGCCTTTGCCAACCGGCAGGACCGTACAGGTGGGAGTGCCGGCTCGCTCCAATACCGGCAAGAAGATCAGGCTGGCAGGACAAGGGCTTTTCGACGCGGCCAATGACAAGCGCGGCGATGTGCTGCTGAGCGTTTCAATTGTCCTGCCGGCCTCCCGACGTAAATTGACGCCGGAAATGGAAGCACTTCTGCGGCAGATCGACGGCATGGAGCCTTGA
- a CDS encoding DUF3297 family protein produces MNDTTQLAPLPDRLSVHPRSPHHNAEVLKHEIGIKLNDKEYTNAEEYCISEGWIAVASGKALDRKGNPLMIKLKGKVEAFYR; encoded by the coding sequence ATGAACGACACGACACAACTTGCCCCGCTCCCCGATCGCCTCTCCGTTCATCCGCGCAGCCCCCACCACAATGCAGAGGTGTTGAAACACGAAATCGGCATCAAGCTCAACGACAAGGAATATACGAACGCTGAAGAATATTGCATCAGCGAAGGATGGATTGCCGTGGCGTCCGGCAAAGCCCTGGATCGCAAGGGCAATCCACTGATGATCAAGCTGAAAGGCAAGGTTGAGGCGTTTTATCGGTGA
- a CDS encoding sensor domain-containing diguanylate cyclase, which yields MKSVVDESNHADEIFAEQVKMLYTNSPIGLFFTLVIGAILILVQRTQIAPSVLFSWYCSLLLITILRALAARQFARTNPNFASMHRWHNIFLIGTACAGAVWGATAIFLFPADSMAHQLFVAFVLAGMSAGAVSVFSPRLEVCLAFLLPALLPLALNYLGHGSYLQVGMGLMTLLFLTGMLLSALNFHRSIRASLHLRFDKRELEAEVAQRRVAEEQLFIEKDRLQTTLSAIGEGVAMADVNGRIEYLNPAAEALCGYPFHEALNRPANEVFDILDIEENQRTGTAMEESIRTTDKITKRGVLYCKAIRHVIEEVATPLYDRHSKIVGAVSVIRDITEAQQMTERLAYAADHDALTGLPNRNLLKDRAKQAIARAQRKHENFALLFLDLDRFKAVNDDLGHAAGDALLVNVAKRLAECVREEDTIARLGGDEFVVLLNGPTQESHAMAVANKIRESVGKPYQLGDRSASVTVSIGFSLYPANGGDVETLLEHADHAMYRAKRHGRDQVYM from the coding sequence GTGAAAAGCGTTGTCGACGAAAGCAACCATGCCGACGAAATATTTGCCGAGCAGGTGAAAATGCTTTACACAAATTCGCCCATCGGGCTATTTTTCACTCTCGTCATTGGTGCAATTCTGATCCTTGTCCAGCGTACGCAGATTGCCCCTTCTGTCTTGTTTTCCTGGTATTGCAGCCTGCTGTTGATAACCATATTGAGAGCGTTAGCGGCGCGGCAGTTTGCCCGCACAAATCCGAACTTTGCCAGTATGCACCGATGGCATAATATTTTTCTGATCGGCACGGCATGCGCAGGCGCAGTATGGGGCGCCACAGCCATATTCCTCTTTCCGGCCGACTCAATGGCGCATCAGCTGTTTGTCGCCTTTGTCCTGGCGGGCATGTCGGCGGGCGCCGTCAGCGTGTTTTCTCCGCGACTGGAGGTATGTCTTGCATTTTTGCTGCCGGCACTGCTGCCGTTGGCACTCAATTACCTTGGCCATGGCAGCTATCTTCAGGTCGGCATGGGATTAATGACGCTGTTATTTTTGACAGGCATGCTTCTTTCCGCATTGAATTTTCATCGTTCGATCCGAGCTTCCTTGCATCTGCGGTTCGACAAGCGCGAGCTGGAAGCGGAAGTCGCACAACGACGTGTAGCAGAAGAACAATTATTCATTGAAAAGGATCGGCTGCAAACCACGCTGAGCGCAATCGGCGAAGGCGTCGCCATGGCGGATGTGAACGGACGTATCGAATATCTCAATCCCGCCGCAGAAGCGCTGTGCGGTTACCCATTTCATGAAGCCCTGAATCGTCCCGCGAACGAGGTGTTCGACATCCTTGATATCGAAGAAAATCAGCGCACCGGCACGGCCATGGAAGAAAGCATACGTACAACCGACAAAATTACCAAGCGAGGCGTCTTGTACTGCAAAGCGATAAGACATGTTATCGAAGAAGTCGCCACGCCGCTTTATGATCGTCATAGCAAGATTGTTGGCGCTGTATCGGTTATTCGCGATATCACGGAAGCGCAGCAAATGACAGAGCGGTTGGCATATGCTGCCGACCATGACGCCCTCACCGGCCTGCCCAATCGTAATTTGCTCAAAGACCGCGCCAAGCAGGCAATTGCCAGAGCGCAGCGTAAGCATGAGAACTTCGCGCTGCTGTTCCTGGATCTGGATCGCTTCAAGGCAGTCAACGACGACCTGGGCCATGCGGCGGGCGACGCACTGTTGGTAAATGTGGCCAAACGTCTGGCCGAATGTGTGCGCGAAGAAGATACGATCGCGCGGCTGGGCGGCGATGAGTTCGTCGTGCTGCTTAACGGCCCAACCCAGGAAAGCCATGCCATGGCGGTGGCAAATAAAATTCGTGAATCAGTGGGCAAGCCTTACCAGTTGGGAGATCGGTCAGCCTCCGTCACAGTCAGCATCGGTTTCAGCTTATACCCGGCCAACGGCGGGGATGTGGAGACGCTGCTGGAGCACGCAGACCATGCAATGTACCGTGCCAAGCGGCATGGTCGCGATCAGGTTTATATGTAA
- a CDS encoding nucleoside-diphosphate sugar epimerase, giving the protein MMNIPAFASPSSNSPQSTKRIVAIAGATGLVGWEILRGLLADDTVAVIHALGRRPLGVQHPKLTSHVVDFAALPALPPVDEVYLALGTTIKVAGSQEAFRAVDFAANLAVARAALAAGARRLGLVSAMGADAHSRIFYNRVKGELEEALSALGFHALVIARPSMLAGDRELLGQPVRRGEKFALSVSTLLRPLIPVDYRSIAAADVARALLARVPLAQGKEVLLSGAMQSK; this is encoded by the coding sequence ATGATGAATATTCCGGCATTTGCATCACCCTCAAGCAATTCACCGCAATCCACCAAGCGGATCGTGGCGATTGCCGGCGCCACCGGCCTTGTTGGTTGGGAGATTCTGCGAGGCCTGCTAGCTGACGATACAGTCGCAGTGATTCACGCCCTTGGCCGGCGCCCTCTGGGCGTGCAGCATCCCAAGCTGACATCGCACGTGGTGGACTTCGCGGCGCTTCCTGCACTGCCGCCGGTTGACGAGGTTTATCTCGCGCTCGGCACAACGATCAAGGTGGCCGGCAGTCAGGAGGCATTCCGCGCGGTGGATTTTGCAGCCAATCTTGCGGTGGCGCGCGCAGCGCTTGCAGCCGGCGCCCGCCGCTTGGGCCTGGTCAGCGCCATGGGGGCGGATGCGCACTCGCGCATTTTCTACAATCGGGTAAAGGGCGAACTTGAAGAGGCGTTGTCGGCGCTGGGCTTCCATGCGCTCGTGATCGCACGCCCCTCGATGCTGGCGGGGGATCGCGAGTTGCTGGGGCAACCAGTCCGCCGCGGCGAGAAATTCGCGCTGTCCGTGAGTACTCTGCTGCGACCGCTCATTCCGGTGGATTACCGCTCAATTGCCGCAGCCGATGTCGCCCGCGCATTGCTTGCGCGTGTGCCGCTGGCGCAAGGCAAGGAAGTTTTGTTGTCTGGTGCGATGCAATCCAAATAG
- a CDS encoding KTSC domain-containing protein gives MEMKKINAGKLRAIGYDRRERVLRVEFDDGSAIDYSGIGEDVWRTLSTSGSAWSYYRDNIEEEYAGRQGRVQPQGKSQALEDLFKAPKDDAES, from the coding sequence ATGGAAATGAAAAAGATCAATGCCGGAAAACTCCGGGCTATCGGCTACGATAGGCGGGAACGTGTCCTGCGGGTTGAGTTCGATGATGGCAGCGCCATCGATTATTCGGGTATCGGCGAGGACGTGTGGCGTACATTATCGACCTCGGGATCGGCCTGGAGCTACTACCGCGACAACATCGAAGAAGAATATGCGGGCCGCCAGGGCAGGGTACAGCCTCAAGGGAAATCGCAGGCGCTTGAGGATCTTTTCAAGGCTCCCAAGGATGATGCGGAAAGTTAA
- a CDS encoding FKBP-type peptidyl-prolyl cis-trans isomerase encodes MKIDKDTAVTLRLTVAETNGKIIENGKTPTAYLHGGYDNLFPKLEAALQGQEAGFKATLDLAPEDAFGVRDESLMRTISKKDFPPGVKVGGSLEGYNDAGEEQIFTVLKIKGDQVMLDGNHPLAGKSLRVGVEVVSVRAATAEEITHGHVHGEHGHHH; translated from the coding sequence ATGAAAATCGACAAGGACACTGCTGTCACCCTACGTTTGACCGTCGCGGAAACGAACGGCAAGATCATCGAAAACGGCAAAACCCCGACCGCCTATCTGCACGGCGGTTATGACAATTTGTTCCCTAAACTGGAAGCAGCCCTGCAAGGCCAGGAAGCGGGTTTCAAAGCCACGCTGGATCTGGCGCCTGAAGACGCGTTTGGCGTGCGCGATGAAAGCCTGATGCGCACGATATCCAAGAAGGATTTTCCCCCGGGAGTCAAAGTGGGCGGCTCACTGGAAGGCTATAACGATGCGGGGGAAGAACAAATTTTCACCGTACTCAAAATCAAGGGCGATCAAGTCATGCTCGATGGCAATCACCCGCTGGCGGGTAAATCCTTGCGCGTCGGTGTGGAAGTGGTAAGTGTGCGTGCCGCCACCGCAGAAGAAATCACGCATGGCCACGTGCATGGCGAGCATGGTCATCACCACTAA
- the gcvT gene encoding glycine cleavage system aminomethyltransferase GcvT gives MTQAASTPKATPLNAVHRAAGAKMVDFGGWDMPVNYGSQIEEHHAVRSDCGMFDVSHMCIVDLKGDNVRGFLRGLVANNVDKLQNPGKALYSCMLTPEGVVVDDLIIYYFNENWFRLVVNAGTAENDVAWMNAHNAATNAGISITQRRDGPDAYAMIAVQGPNARTKTWEVLPETKTASAEIKPFNAVIVPNTAFGEVMLARTGYTGEDGFEIAVAVDQVSALWNALAAAGVKPAGLGARDTLRLEAGMNLYGQDMDETVNPLNAGLAWTVDLASERDFVGKSALLKQGQSAQFLGLILREKGGILRSHQKVITAQGEGEITSGTFSPTMQQAIAMARLPMGVNVGDNVQVVIRDKQLAATVVKLPFVRNGKVLAS, from the coding sequence ATGACGCAAGCGGCAAGCACTCCGAAAGCAACTCCCCTCAACGCGGTTCATCGAGCTGCCGGCGCCAAAATGGTCGATTTCGGCGGTTGGGACATGCCAGTCAACTACGGCTCGCAGATCGAAGAACATCACGCTGTGCGCAGCGATTGCGGCATGTTCGACGTTTCACACATGTGCATCGTCGACCTGAAAGGCGACAACGTACGCGGATTCTTGCGCGGACTGGTTGCGAACAACGTCGACAAATTGCAAAACCCCGGCAAGGCACTCTACTCCTGCATGCTGACACCAGAAGGCGTCGTGGTCGACGACCTGATCATTTACTACTTTAACGAAAACTGGTTCCGCCTCGTGGTCAACGCCGGTACAGCGGAAAACGATGTTGCATGGATGAATGCGCACAACGCCGCAACGAACGCAGGCATCTCCATCACGCAGCGCCGCGACGGCCCGGATGCTTACGCGATGATTGCAGTACAAGGCCCGAACGCCCGCACCAAAACCTGGGAAGTCCTGCCGGAGACCAAAACAGCCAGCGCTGAAATCAAACCGTTCAATGCCGTCATTGTCCCGAATACCGCGTTCGGCGAGGTGATGCTGGCACGCACCGGCTATACCGGCGAAGACGGATTCGAGATTGCCGTCGCCGTCGACCAGGTCAGCGCGTTATGGAATGCATTGGCCGCAGCAGGCGTCAAACCAGCCGGCCTGGGTGCGCGCGATACCTTGCGCCTAGAAGCCGGCATGAATCTGTACGGCCAGGACATGGATGAAACCGTCAACCCGCTCAACGCCGGTCTGGCCTGGACCGTTGATCTCGCCAGCGAGCGCGATTTCGTCGGCAAGTCTGCCTTGTTGAAGCAAGGCCAAAGCGCACAATTCCTCGGATTGATCCTGCGTGAAAAAGGCGGCATCCTGCGCTCACACCAAAAAGTCATCACCGCGCAAGGCGAAGGCGAAATCACCAGCGGCACATTCAGCCCGACCATGCAGCAAGCTATCGCCATGGCGCGTTTGCCGATGGGCGTCAACGTTGGCGACAACGTGCAAGTCGTCATCCGCGACAAGCAGTTGGCGGCTACCGTGGTGAAATTGCCTTTTGTCCGCAACGGTAAAGTACTCGCATCCTGA
- the gcvH gene encoding glycine cleavage system protein GcvH — MNVPAELKYTASHEWVRIEADGTMAVGITDFAQDALGDIVYVELPKIGQALTAGKDCAVIESVKAASDIYAPVSGEVVAINESLSDAPESVNEDAYGAWLFKVKPSNAADADALLNAADYAKNIG; from the coding sequence ATGAATGTCCCAGCCGAACTGAAGTACACCGCCTCCCACGAATGGGTGCGCATCGAAGCCGACGGCACCATGGCTGTCGGCATTACAGATTTTGCCCAGGATGCATTGGGCGATATCGTCTATGTGGAATTGCCAAAAATCGGCCAGGCGCTGACAGCCGGCAAAGACTGCGCCGTGATCGAATCGGTGAAAGCTGCCAGTGACATCTACGCACCAGTCAGCGGTGAAGTCGTCGCCATCAACGAATCATTGTCCGATGCACCCGAGTCGGTCAACGAAGACGCTTACGGCGCATGGCTGTTCAAGGTCAAGCCAAGCAATGCAGCAGATGCAGATGCGCTGTTGAACGCGGCAGACTACGCCAAGAATATCGGCTGA